A genomic window from Punica granatum isolate Tunisia-2019 chromosome 2, ASM765513v2, whole genome shotgun sequence includes:
- the LOC116194191 gene encoding wall-associated receptor kinase-like 6 produces the protein MLTDGRIIAVKKTTAVDEGQVEKFINEVLIPSMISHRNVVKLLGCCLETEVPLLVSKFIPKGTLYQYLHESDKEFPLSWEKRLHLPIEAAEALSYLHSTASIRIYHRDIKSSNILLEEKYRAKIADFETSRTISPDQTRVTKVRQGTFLYLDPIFIVSTWSLLRS, from the coding sequence ATGCTTACAGATGGAAGAATTATTGCAGTTAAGAAGACTACTGCAGTGGATGAGGGACAAGTTGAAAAGTTCATTAACGAGGTTCTCATCCCCTCAATGATCTCTCACAGGAATGTGGTTAAGTTATTGGGATGTTGTTTAGAAACCGAAGTTCCTCTTCTGGTCTCCAAGTTCATTCCTAAGGGAACTCTCTATCAGTATCTTCATGAATCAGATAAAGAATTTCCATTATCATGGGAGAAACGACTGCATCTCCCCATAGAAGCCGCCGAAGCTCTTTCATACTTACATTCTACAGCCTCTATACGGATCTATCACCGTGACATCAAGTCTAGTAACATATTGCTAGAAGAAAAGTATCGAGCAAAGATAGCGGATTTTGAGACTTCAAGAACCATTTCCCCTGACCAAACTCGTGTAACTAAAGTAAGGCAGGGTACTTTCCTGTATTTGGATCCCATCTTTATAGTTTCGACATGGTCCTTGTTGAGATCCTGA